A single Kryptolebias marmoratus isolate JLee-2015 linkage group LG16, ASM164957v2, whole genome shotgun sequence DNA region contains:
- the mtmr11 gene encoding myotubularin-related protein 11 encodes MLTGSKNTFKVRQMLPDVKERMLSQSSANAQSRDVFGLRCLPGECVLQRTVMVRKKLTAREGRGWLSGTLFCTHFRVAFMPQDSPKPDDNADPVLLGEHDVALASIEKVVAVGPNRIKLVTPNSSLKFTPEELVLYCRDMRVMCFLFDRLTPDAQVIEITYTIAKTYQPLKPGSVLSFQNAALGSVEMKQFLSNRRRDAHMNWFESASEWEQELERCGATSWRVSSVNDRFEMSTSLSRFIVVPQKVLDTELKKSFAHFNEGRIPRWCWRHPRGSDLLRMASFQNNIYHEKDDIRNLEMVLFGCQSSLCVVVELGEELPSPADIQLAHCRLRALCLGDISTSVSMPDDKWLSTLESTHWLDYIRSCLRKASEVACLLRSGHLTVALQEVEDRDMSCVVSSLVQVMCDPHCRTQQGFQGLVQKEWVMAGHRFYSRINYHRDSDKEESPVFLLFLDCVWQMWFQFPSRFQLTDDFLLALHDSIHLPLFSTFLANCQRERCKRSQNLGQSYTPVNGWRDVLNPDSSSDPSDPPLPPVWDWALQYSQERRERFTQPVPPPAPLQLLLNGNLNTNPDAHRLADTIPGSVFLLSRGTFTCPANLPPWRSSTSGVYKKSHRRAPSSEGVPGLERLLKAWALTEFPQSIPSTFGPQGPLDPYEPLLPLLMGPCMGLWRECYLRGALHAQAFSHPVSTNSLHPVERLAQEVQQLKDKLAQISTSSSSDSPTVTPEPRQTDTNLNRSTNNSTFLYPASRTQAAGASRAAPPPTSTNHQTSRGPSSTSRPGNRDAAGGNKHSFLFRHSSATDARHNPQYYPPPSNAKLPKSNGASVGF; translated from the exons GCGAGTGTGTGCTTCAGAGGACTGTCATGGTGAGGAAGAAGCTGACAGCCAGAGAAGGTCGAGGCTGGCTCTCCGGTACCCTCTTCTGTACCCACTTCAGAGTGGCCTTCATGCCCCAGGACAGTCCCAAACCTGAC GACAATGCAGATCCAGTTCTTCTTGGAGAACATGATGTTGCTTTGGCATCCATAGAGAAGGTTGTTGCAG TTGGTCCCAACAGGATCAAGCTGGTGACCCCAAACTCGTCTCTGAAGTTCACGCCAGAGGAGTTGGTGCTTTACTGTCGGGACATGCGAGTCATGTGCTTCCTGTTTGACCGCCTGACCCCTGATGCTCAGGTCATAGAG ATAACCTACACCATCGCCAAGACCTACCAGCCTCTCAAACCTGGATCCGTTTTATCTTTCCAGAACGCTGCCCTTGGGAGTGTAG AAATGAAGCAGTTTCTAAGCAACCGCCGCCGAGACGCCCACATGAACTGGTTTGAATCAGCCTCGGAGTGGGAACAGGAGCTGGAGCGATGTGGAGCCACGAGCTGGAGGGTCAGCTCCGTTAACGACCGCTTTGAAATGTCAACCAG TCTGTCCAGATTCATCGTGGTTCCACAGAAGGTTctggacacagagctgaagaAGAGTTTCGCTCACTTCAATGAAGGACGAATTCCT CGCTGGTGCTGGAGGCATCCCAGAGGCAGTGATTTACTACGAATGGCCAGTTTTCAGAACAACATCTACCACGAGAAAGACGACATCAG GAACCTGGAGATGGTTCTGTTTGGGTGTCAGTCCTCGCTGTGTGTGGTGGTGGAGCTGGGGGAAGAGCTGCCGTCGCCTGCAGACATCCAGCTGGCTCACTGCCGCCTGCGGGCCCTGTGTCTCGGAG ATATCTCCACATCTGTGTCGATGCCTGATGATAAATGGTTATCTACGCTGGAGAGCACCCACTGGCTCGACTACATCAG GTCCTGTCTGAGGAAGGCTTCAGAGGTGGCCTGTTTGCTTCGCAGCGGTCACCTGACTGTGGCTCTGCAGG AGGTGGAGGACCGGGACATGAGCTGCGTGGTGTCCAGCCTGGTGCAGGTGATGTGTGACCCGCACTGTCGGACCCAGCAGGGCTTCCAGGGCCTGGTGCAGAAGGAGTGGGTGATGGCCGGCCACCGCTTCTACAGCCGGATCAACTACCACCGGGACAGCGACAAGGAGGAG TCTCCAGTCTTCCTGCTCTTCCTGGATTGTGTTTGGCAGATGTGGTTCCAGTTTCCCTCCCGCTTCCAGCTGACGGATGACTTCCTGTTGGCTTTGCACGACAGCATCCACCTGCCGCTCTTCTCCACCTTCCTGGCAAACTGCCAGCGGGAGCGATGCAAACGTTCACAG AACCTCGGCCAGTCCTACACCCCTGTCAACGGCTGGAGGGATGTTCTGAATCCGGACTCTTCCTCAGACCCGTCGGATCCTCCTCTGCCCCCGGTGTGGGACTGGGCCCTGCAGTACAGCCAGGAGAGACGAGAGCGTTTCACCCAGCCCGTCCCTCCACCTGCTCCGCTCCAACTGCTGCTCAACGGCAACCTCAACACCAACCCAGACGCTCACAGG CTGGCCGACACCATTCCCGGCTCGGTGTTCCTGCTCTCTCGAGGCACCTTCACCTGCCCGGCCAACCTGCCGCCCTGGCGCAGCAGCACCTCAGGCGTTTACAAGAAGAGCCACCGGAGGGCGCCGTCCTCTGAAGGCGTGCCCGGCCTGGAGAGGCTGCTGAAGGCGTGGGCCCTCACCGAGTTTCCCCAGAGCATCCCCTCCACCTTCGGACCGCAGGGACCTCTTGACCCCTATGAGCCCCTGCTGCCCCTCCTCATGGGGCCCTGCATGGGCCTCTGGAGGGAGTGTTACCTGCGGGGGGCGCTCCATGCTCAG GCCTTTTCTCATCCCGTCTCCACCAACAGCCTCCATCCTGTGGAGCGTCTGGCTCAGGAGGTGCAGCAGCTCAAAGACAAGCTTGCGCAAATATCCACCAGCAGCAGTTCCGACTCCCCCACCGTGACGCCGGAGCCCCGGCAAACCGACACCAACCTGAACCGGAGCACCAACAACAGCACCTTCCTTTACCCGGCGTCCAGGACTCAGGCCGCGGGGGCATCCAGAGCAGCACCCCCACCTACCTCCACCAACCACCAAACCTCCAGGGGCCCCTCTTCCACCTCCAGACCTGGCAACAGAGACGCCGCGGGCGGCAACAAGCACTCCTTCCTGTTCAGACACTCCTCAGCCACAGACGCTCGGCACAACCCACAATATTACCCCCCGCCCAGTAACGCCAAGCTGCCCAAGAGCAACGGAGCGTCGGTGGGTTTCTGA